The region ATAAACACTCCCCCAACCCCCACCACCGTGGTTTAATATTATGTTAAGCTACACATGCGCTCACACACCCACCGACATTATGTCAGTTTTCACTGGCCGGACATTGCAACTGAGCACAGAAACAGTTCCAGACAGCAGTTTGAAAAACAGATAGTGTGTCAATACACACCGAGGAACGACTGTATTTGCTCACTCAGGTCTGCGACTTTACTATGTCAACCGGGAGAACATGACAGAAACGCACATTGGAGTTAACATTCACAGTTTTAGTGTGTcatagaaaaacacagaaaaatgaatatttttagCTGCTGCTTATACGATGGTTCCAGGACTTAAGTCATGTAGAAAGCccttaaattaaacatttaggctagaaatgatagaaaaaaaacacgagCTAAAATGCTAGTCTTGTGCGTGAGTGTGACATTTCAGGTCTGTgaattatcagaaaaaaatacagcacatGAATTCTATGAATGAGTAAACCAGTTTGTGCTTTTATCAAATTAGGAATTTCCATCCTCAAACAATAATACTGGTTTAAAATGTTTGGGACAAAGGGGAATATTTACTAAAGCACTTACTGCAGGATATCAAACTGAGTGCCCCTCTGTACAAGTTGAACCGCTGTAGATTCTAATCTTGGCATGAATTACATTAAGAGTAGGGTGTGTACAGAAGCAGAGCACTAAGTCCAAATTGGCAGCCTTTGAAGTTTGAACCATTGTCAGCTGTAGACAATACGCCATTTATGAACACTTATGAAGCCAGCCTGGGCTAATGCTGTCGCTGCTGTGATTAATTTGTCTGAAAAAAGATTATAAGACAACAGTGAAACATTGTACGGTGTTATTATGAACAATAATTAACTAATGAGGTCTTAAGTCTTAACATTGCCACGTTCGAGATAAGGGTTATGCTGCGGGTCGACAAAATAATGCATCATGAAAGAGGACTGGTAAGAAACTAAACCACAAGGAAAACACTGCATCAAAAGGTGGGTCATACAAGGCTGCAAGCAAATGCATTGTACTTGTTGACCCCAATATTCTGTATACACCTTACCTTGTTTATGTAACAAGTAAGTAAAGAAGAAAATCTGCAAATATATCaatcatagatttttttttttaaactttcaaatATGAATCTGTATGGGCCACAGaaatgttctgtctgtctgattacAGCTCATTCATTGCAAAGATGGTTTTGTCACTTCTGCGTTGGAATCGGtaacattattttacatacCTAGTAAACTGTAATATAATCTTTGCGCCAGGTTGTAGAGCCTCTCACGAAGTAAAcgttaatttaataatttaaatgatctGTATGTGATGCGTAtctaaacatgaaaaaaagaaagtagttTACTGAAGAGGTTTTACATTAAATTTTTATTCTAAGAACAGAACCTGGAATAAAAATCGCCTTCATCATAGGTCTGAATTTGCGTCACTGTGAAGGTCTTGCCACCACAGACCATGTCTGTAACATTTCTCAGTGTTGAGAGGTTCTGAATGGAAAGAAGTTGTAAAGTCTGACCAAATGACTGAACAGGTTTCTTCCCTTCTCTTAAATCCAGGATGGAGTTTGGTTTGTGGTCCcactaaataacattttaatcatacaggatgaaaaataaaaatcattatgGTTAATTGTGGGTTGGAGTGGaacttttaaaatacatgtcaCTAAAATCATAGGGTCGTTTACtataataaacataatcatacaaatatgaaaaaatctaaaatgaagTCATATATTGACACAGTTCTCACCTGTTTGAGTTCCTGGGCCTCAGCCTGACTGACAGATGGCTGGAGAACGTGCACCTGCAACTGGGACAGCTCTCCCGCTGGGACCTCCAGTGGGAGCTCTGTGTCTTGGCACTTTTGCAGCAAACCTGACTCCATGGGTGGAGATGGTGAAAAAGTGCAGAGTGCATATGTTGTTTATGAGGAAACCAGACAGTAAACTCAGAGTTACTGAGGCAATCAGGATGAAGTGActcatcaaaacaaaatatctgtcaAGGAGAGACACCCGTAACCGTGTCCAAAAAGCATGgggatgaaatgtttttacatgtggCAACACACCTATAAATATACAGAGGTGGAAACATAGAGCTTTACTGCCACTTAGTGGTCGATTTCATACTAGACATGGAAAGTGAAGGAGACCTTATTTATATTAACCATGCCTTACCTTCATTCCAGTTTGGCCCCTCAGTGCCACTCGGAGATGAAACTGGAGTTGCTTTGAAAGCAGCGTATTCACTAGTGAACTCCACTTTCTTTTTGTACTGCATATCCAACACGGACATTGCCTCCGGCATCTTGGCAGACAGGAACCTGTAGCATATATCTGGCTTCCCAATAAACCGCTGTCTAACAGTGATCTCGTACGGACTGTGCACCCGGATCTCATCGATTTCATTTCGTTCAAAGCGGTGAATGAGTTGGCAGTTTGTGTCTCGCACCTCCAGCGAGGAGACCAGCACCACCAAGCATCCGGGTTTTAAGTCAGAGGTCCCGCCTTTGGTCACTACAGCAGGGATGCTTGCGATCACCTTATTTCTACCGGACCCTTTGCCAGCTGCAGAAGCTGCGGCAGCTGCAGCTCGTGCAGCATCCTCAGCCTTGGCTTCCTGCTGGGTCTTCCAGGGGAGTTTACCAAAAGGCCACCAGGAGGGAGACTCCAGCTCCAACAAAAGTCTGCAACAGAGTTAAAAGGGAAAGGGAGAAATCATGGGCGTATTAGTTGTTTCACTATTATATTGGGGCCTGTTTTTGTATCtggaggtccctgcggccgatcgacccgatCACAGCTTTTtcctgtcctggcccctcagtggtggaatgaactccccactgacgtcaggacagcagagtcgctgcgcaggctgaaaactcacctcttcaagaagtactaccctgagccttccactcagcacttactgtattcatattagtttgttgcacttattgtattcatcttagtctgttgcacttactgcacttattgtattcatctTAGTTTATTgctattagtttgtagcacttattatatttgtattagtttgttgcaattattgttttcgtagtaatttgcttctgcactatacttttgctctggtttatgctcttagatgcttgtttaagaaaggagatgcacttatgacttctggtgactagtagttctcttgaatacctatgttgaatacacttcctgtaagtcgctttggataaaagcgtctgctaaatgactgtaatgtaatgtactgtaatgtaatggaacatcattagaataaaatatgaacaagtcttccaaataaaaaaaaagtgcataatATCATCAGGAAAATATTTAGATAATTACTTATCAGCCACGCCCAGATCCGAGTCAATCTTCTCCAGCCCCTGCATCATATTGTCAAACTGCTCTCCTTGGTTGCTGAGGACCACGCCGGTGTCCTCCATTCTTCTCTGGGACCCTGCCACCAGGTTGATCAGCTCTCTGCCTTTAGAGGGCTTGCATTCGGCCCCCCGGGTTTCTGAGTTGGGGGACAGAAGGCGTTCTCTCCAGAAATGCTCTAACACATTATAAACCACCACCCTGTTGGGCTTAAGGGAACCAAACCAGTGTTTCACGTTGCCCTCTTCAAGCACCGTAAGAGTGCTGAAGATAAAACTGGACGACTCCATCTTTATATCCATGATCCTGGAGAGGCGGAAGCCGGCCAGACTCTCTTTACTCTGGCTGGAGACGAAGCGCACCATGGTCCTGGTGATGGACAGAGTGCCATTTTCCCACCGCTTCTCACTGTTGATGTAGTAGGAGCCGGACCAGCTGTGGATAGGAACGTCCCTGCTCATTTTGGAAGGAGATACACTGATTCACCTAGAAGGACATATAAGATGAAGTATTAGGGTGCATGTTACGTACTATACACATACTattaactgtttaaaaacacaacaaaggaCATTGTACTCAGTGATCACTCTGTCCTAATAATGAACATACTTTCTCCAGACTGTAATGAGGGATCCTGGCAGCAGATGTGAGCTCAGCTGAGGTGTTCAGACTGTAATGAGGGATCCTTGGCTTCAGACCTTTTCAATCCAACTAACCTACCCTCACTAATGCACCATTATGACGTCATCACCACTTCTTCGTGTGTGCAATTATTACACcgcaaaaaaaacacccccGACAAGCATTTGGGGCTGAGCATCACAATACTCTCACCGCTGATGTTGATTACGGAAGTGACGTCACGCTGGAGCGCAGCTGTATTTACCGTCCGGCTAGAAACGTGTCATTCCCAGAGAGAAAGGGCTGTTGCAGcgtatttattttttagctagGGCGGTGGGgggggtttcttttttttatttagcaacaaaaaatacataaagtgttcgtgttaaatacatttatgtgaaTACTATACATACTAGCTGAGGTCTCGTTGTTAACACTATGGACAGGGAGGCGTACCGCAACTGCTGCAGCCTGGTGAAAATACCAAGGCTGTCCTATGAACAGTTCTGCTCTTCACATTTCGTAGATTACATCGACAGAGAGCTGAGCTATTCCAAGTTTTTCAAGAAATACTTGCTTCCCAATCACCCATGTATGTTCTCCAGAAGGTTTACAGAGGACTGGAAGTGTAGGAGACAATGGGTGTCTGAGGAGGGGAAGCCTGATTTCCAGAAACTGCTGCAGGAGTTTGGTAAATTTGGTTTATTACTAATACCATAACCAACtatcatatcatcatcatcatcatcatcatcatcatcatgcagCTGCTGCAATCACTGGTGTCGTGTAATGTTACTGTaacatgtgtcatgtgttttgtgcttttgtCACAGATGAGACTCCTGTTCCTGTTGCAAACTGCAATGCAAAGGAGTACAATGCAAACCCTAAACAAGTAATGCCTTTCAAAGAGTTTATACAATACTGGAAGGATTACATCCAGAATGGCCATTCATCACCTAAAGGATGTCTTTATCTTAAAGACTGGCACATGGCAAGGTATTCATTCATATGGATTTTTATCTGTTTCATACAGCACAGTGTGCATTATATGTAACTactgatgatgaatgtattattatggTTCTACAGGGACTTTCCAGAGCATAATGTTTACACCACACCAGTCTTCTTTTCTTCTGACTGGCTTAATGAATACTGGGATACACTTGAAGTGGATGACTACCGATTTGTCTACATGGGACCTAAGGGCTCATGGTatgaaatacttaaaatgaTGTTTGCAAAACCCggaattaatatttatttttatttgtcaggTAAATAAATTGTCTGAATAGATTTAGTGTTAATGTAATTGTGAAGAATCTTATCAATCAGATGCTCCTTCTCGTCTCCAGGACCCCGTTCCACGCAGATGTGTTCCGCTCCTACAGCTGGTCTGCAAACATCTGTGGCAGGAAGAAATGGCTCCTGTATCCTCCAGGTCAGGAGGAGTTTTTACGCGACACTCACGGCAACCTCCCTTATGATGTAACATCAGCTGATCTTCGAGACAGAGGTCTTTTTCCACACTCTGAAGAAGCCTGTCAACCTCTTGAAATTATTCAAGAGGCAGGTGAAATCATTTTCGTGCCCAGCGGCTGGCATCATCAAGTTTATAATCTGGTAAGAACTGTGAAGGCAACAGAATCCAAGCAGTTGAGATTTTAAAATATCTACTTGTAATGACATATCATGCATCATGGTCTGTTATCTAATTGGGACATGGGGATTCTCTTTCTTTAATGTTCTTGTTACAGGAGGACACCATATCTATTAATCATAACTGGCTGAATGGCTGCAACGTAGACATCATGTGGCAGTTCCTTCAGAACGAGCTATCGTCTGTTCAAAAGGAGATAGATGAGTGGAGAAACACGATGGACTCGTGGCATCAGCACTGCCAGGTACTTCAGAGACCAGACTGTTCAGCCTGCATGCTTTCTAGAAACACGCTGCTGCCGTGAATGTTTGCAATGTCACATTTAAAGTcattgttgttttacttttcagGTTATTATGAAGGCCTGCTCTGGTATTAATTATGCAGAATTTGCTTCGTTCCTGAAAATCATTGCCGACAACCGAATGACTTTCCTGAATGCTTGTTCCTCTGGGGAGTCCTCTGATTACCCGCGGCATCTCTCAGAGACCCTCACCACACTTGGACCTTACCATGCTGCCTTCGACCTACAGAGAGTGGCTTACGTAATTGAATGTCTACTCTGCAATGAAGACTTTAAGCGGCTGGATCATTCGACTTTGACTTTGCAGCCAGAAACCATGTTGCAGCATATTCGGGACACCATACAGTCCACAAGGGGGCAGCATCTCCTTTATCAGGAATAAGATGTTGGGTGGTGTCTCAGCAATGTTCTCATCGTCTCAGTGCCAATTTCTACAGTGCCAATAAGATGATGATACATATGTTACCACACCTTTGGTTTGAGATTAATTATAATCTCAAATGTTGCTTTTGAATGTCTGAAATTTGTTTTGCActgaaagatggatggataaataaattaaaaacaattcacattgagtttttgtatttcttttttgcatatttattcaACAACCATCAATACCATACCACTGTTAGTATATCACGTTGTATAGTGCTGCaatagatattttaaatataattctaTGGTAAATAATACTTTacagttggggaaaaaaatcaccCCTAAAAAGTAGATTACTGCAAAGATAACAAAATACTCAGAAATATGGATTGGTGCCACACAGCTGTTAAGCAATGACAGTGTAACATACTGTACTTCAGGGTTCTGTCAGTGAGAGGTCTGTCAGATTGTGTCACATTTGAGGGAACTATAAAACATCCTCCTCTTCAGTTTATGTTCACATCTTTAGGCCACCAGTCTGGCACAGAAGCCTCAAGTGCCACCGTGGTGTCGTCAGAAGATTTGAGTGTCAACACTTCTTTGGCATGAGCCAAGCGGATCAGGCTCAGGCCCAGCTCCCCAACCCCTGCTCGGTGCTTCCCTGCTGGCTTGCCCGACTGCGTTTGCAGCGCAGCTCCTTCCTCTGGGTCTTGGACTGGGGCTGACAAGCGTACTGGCATCAGGCGTTTCCGAACCACCCCAGTGTGATGAGTCCTggctgtgagctcctggccgaTGTAACAGCCCTTGCTAAAGCTGATACCCTGCATGTAGACAAGATTTGACTCTAGCGGTAGTGCCACCCCAGGGGGAAGGTCCCTCACTCCCTCAGGAAGTCCTAGACAACAATGACAGTAAAGGAAGTAAACAAAACTTGTCAAAAAAGTGTCAAAAGCACATACAAATACAAGTGCATACAAATCCTTACTTCatgtcctgtttttctttctttttctctctaacAAACTGTATATATTCTGAAATACTAGCATAATCTTACCTATTGCATAGCGGTGTCTGTGATACTCCGCTGTGACACCTTTCTGACATGATGGAATGACATCCAAGGGGTCAACTTGACTGTCCAACACCAATCTCCAGCCCATTTCCTGAGTTCGAGGATCGGTTTCCCATACCAGAGCTTTATCTGGGGAGGAGAGCTCAGGTTTACTGGCCTCTTGACCTGCGTCCTTTTGCTTGGAAAGCACGGCCCATACAGAGAGCTCTGGACAGGGGTTTATATTGACCTTTCTGCGGAGCTTgtacatcttcaaatgtctcaAGATTGAGTCCTTAATTGTGCTGTCACACTCCAGGAAAACACCCTGTCCTCCTTCCGCTTCTTTCAGACTGGAAAGAAATACAGACAATTTGGTGCCTCATGAAACAGAAAATCCACAATAAAAACTATACAATCAGTTAATTCAGTGTTAcaacatacattttttctcaGTCTGCTGTTAACCTTGAGTTATCAACTTTGGGTTTTTTCCCCCAGAGACTTTTGAGGAGCAacaaaatatgtgcaataaaCATAAACGTAGTATAgttgaaaaaatagttttcaaCTAACTTTGTAAACTATTAATGTACTattgtttattacatttcaacaaCTGGCTGCAAATCTTGGACAAGTAcctaaataaattgaataaaatgaatctgTAGCTGGATTAGAGGTCTATCTAGTTCACATATTTGTAATCAGTCACATATGTATTGAGTCAGATTAAACAGTAAAGCAAATGTCCTTGTCAGCTAACGTGTCCTTCAAATGTTAACAGGCTGGATTAGAATACGTCATGCTCTGTGTTTTGTCATCTATtcagcaaaaaacaagattattatGCCCTTTTCTATCGTATGACATCTCTTATGACACTACGCTGTAATTATCTGTATAGGATTACTTGTCATCTAAGTTTGACCAGTTTTGCAGCAAATAAGAAACCCTTATATGCAAGGTAAGTGTATTCACACAATAGTTGTTCTAGCAAATCTAAATCAactgttttaaagccttgatGTAATAGCATTTATATAACATCTCACTTCCTGTATTTAATGAAGGGTATTTCCTGCTGAaaagtgtgtctttttttgtttgcatctACTATAAAACAGGTCAATATTTAAAAGTGCAACAGCTGTGAGTGTAAGTCTTTTTGCAAATGCACTGATTTTCAAAGTCTGAGAGACCTTAAATTCGGCTCTTTAAACAGTGACTTGGACAAGGAAGCTTAAACTTAGGACTCAAGTTTGTGCTTAACTTTAGTTCAAGTTTTAACCagactgcacacacagaaatgccTCCTACTGGACTACCAGCATCAGCAACTGcatcttaagataagataagtaaGCCACACCCTCCTGTTTACAGAATAACATGCACAGGGGGGTTAgactgtataataataataataataataataattaagcctttattagtcccacaatggggaaattatttctctgcatttaacccatcccggaggagcagtgggctgcaatgaagcgcccggggagcaacttggggttaggtgtcttgctcaaggacacctcggcatgttgccggtagaggggtttgaaccaccaaccttgtggttacgggacaagcgctctacctcatgtgccacagccgccccaataaTGAAGTATaatgaagataagataagataatcctttattagtcctgcagcggggaaatttgcaggcttacagcagcatagagtaaagtgcacacaagagacatagtagaagaaagacaagataaaaaataaaaaatgaaaaataaaataaaacaagtattataaataagcaataaaagaaaaaacaacaataactgaaatattatatttacagacagaaaaaaaaaaaaaaaaacaactattttaacttttttaactattattgcacagtgtaatgtgtaatgtattgcacaggtttttattgtcatgttattattgtcaagtggtctgctgggagcagagttggttgtgcaacgtATGTGCAAAGTATAATGAAGTATAATGAAGTATAATGAAGTATACTCTACCTGTACAGCATGATGTCATACAGGGTTCTTCCTTGTACATTGAGCATATGTGAGTACATAGCTGGGAGTCCTGGCTCCTCCAGCAGCCCCATGTCATTGGTGATGACCCCCTGCAGGAACGGGCTGGTGTCTTGTCCCTGGATTTTAAGCAAGGTCCTGTGGGGAAGGTGATAGCACACGAGTCGGACCGGCACATCTCTCTGGTCGGTGTCCTGGCTGTACCTTCTCACACGGACACCTGCTGGAGCTGAGACGCACAAATGTCGAGCGGTGTGTTTTCCGACGGACGTGAACGCACCACGGGCTAAACACAAAACCCCCATAATGTACAGTGTGTATTAAGTGTTCAAATATAATGCTTATTCCGCCTGTAAACAACAGTGCACGGCTACATAACACAGGACATCACAGCTGACTAGCACAGGAAGGGCTCCATTTTgaaatcccacaatgcattgctcCATAATAACGCAACCTTGGATGTGTGTGACGTTTTGCACAAGTTCAACTTAACTCATGTtgcatttgtttgctttgatgtttttgtgaaatctgcaatattttacattttgtgactGGTACAGTTGTATCCTGTATGGATATGTTCCTGTGTTCATCTTACCTAAATGTTGTGTATTGATATACTCCAAAgtaattcatatatttaaaagtataaaggtaaaaacactgtaaaaaaaaaaaaagaaaagttgcatTACATGCTTacataaatgcaacaaaaacatccGGAGAAATTCGACATTTTTAGGCTTTCTTGTTAAAATCTGCATTTTGCCCCCCCGactgaaacaaatacaaataggTTATGCAAAACAACGCATGCAATATCtcaatgcattttttatattgAATGACAACGACCAAAATAGATGCACTTGTATAATGCTCATGAGGAAATGTCTAGTTTTTCTCACACCAGCTGGATTTGTTCTTGTTAAGAAAACCTGTGTTTTGACATCAGCATATTCTCAGCAATATGTTCTTGTAAGATAAGTTGTTATGTCATTATCTTATTCATATGTTAACTAGACAGACTGATTACATCTGCATCTGCAGTGTTGTagaaaaactaaacacaagTTCATCACACAAGCGTTTGTTAAACACAGCACATGGTGTTGTGCCAAGTATGCAGATACCAATATCATCTTTGAAATGCGTACGATTATAGAAATGTAAGAAATAGTTTTACCTTTTAGAGGTAGCAAAATATCTTATTGATGAACTTGACTTACCACATGGATAGAAGTCCAATTCATGGATTCATGTACCTTCAGCAGTTATTTTAACTGAGGATTATATTCAGATAGTTTAAGTCAGCAGCGACACAACtgataattattgtattgctaTATAACAAACCATGAAATATTGAAGTTACAGGTCATGtctaaactgaaatattaaatcgCCTATATTAGTGTTAGGAATAAAATGTACTTCACTCAACTGATTATGAATTCACAGCAGGCAGCTTATGCAATTTAATGTGGTTTCCACCATGGCTCTATAAACATTCACT is a window of Anoplopoma fimbria isolate UVic2021 breed Golden Eagle Sablefish chromosome 3, Afim_UVic_2022, whole genome shotgun sequence DNA encoding:
- the jmjd4 gene encoding 2-oxoglutarate and iron-dependent oxygenase JMJD4, which translates into the protein MDREAYRNCCSLVKIPRLSYEQFCSSHFVDYIDRELSYSKFFKKYLLPNHPCMFSRRFTEDWKCRRQWVSEEGKPDFQKLLQEFDETPVPVANCNAKEYNANPKQVMPFKEFIQYWKDYIQNGHSSPKGCLYLKDWHMARDFPEHNVYTTPVFFSSDWLNEYWDTLEVDDYRFVYMGPKGSWTPFHADVFRSYSWSANICGRKKWLLYPPGQEEFLRDTHGNLPYDVTSADLRDRGLFPHSEEACQPLEIIQEAGEIIFVPSGWHHQVYNLEDTISINHNWLNGCNVDIMWQFLQNELSSVQKEIDEWRNTMDSWHQHCQVIMKACSGINYAEFASFLKIIADNRMTFLNACSSGESSDYPRHLSETLTTLGPYHAAFDLQRVAYVIECLLCNEDFKRLDHSTLTLQPETMLQHIRDTIQSTRGQHLLYQE
- the snap47 gene encoding synaptosomal-associated protein 47 isoform X2 — its product is MSRDVPIHSWSGSYYINSEKRWENGTLSITRTMVRFVSSQSKESLAGFRLSRIMDIKMESSSFIFSTLTVLEEGNVKHWFGSLKPNRVVVYNVLEHFWRERLLSPNSETRGAECKPSKGRELINLVAGSQRRMEDTGVVLSNQGEQFDNMMQGLEKIDSDLGVADKLLLELESPSWWPFGKLPWKTQQEAKAEDAARAAAAAASAAGKGSGRNKVIASIPAVVTKGGTSDLKPGCLVVLVSSLEVRDTNCQLIHRFERNEIDEIRVHSPYEITVRQRFIGKPDICYRFLSAKMPEAMSVLDMQYKKKVEFTSEYAAFKATPVSSPSGTEGPNWNEVRFAAKVPRHRAPTGGPSGRAVPVAGARSPAICQSG
- the snap47 gene encoding synaptosomal-associated protein 47 isoform X1, whose protein sequence is MSRDVPIHSWSGSYYINSEKRWENGTLSITRTMVRFVSSQSKESLAGFRLSRIMDIKMESSSFIFSTLTVLEEGNVKHWFGSLKPNRVVVYNVLEHFWRERLLSPNSETRGAECKPSKGRELINLVAGSQRRMEDTGVVLSNQGEQFDNMMQGLEKIDSDLGVADKLLLELESPSWWPFGKLPWKTQQEAKAEDAARAAAAAASAAGKGSGRNKVIASIPAVVTKGGTSDLKPGCLVVLVSSLEVRDTNCQLIHRFERNEIDEIRVHSPYEITVRQRFIGKPDICYRFLSAKMPEAMSVLDMQYKKKVEFTSEYAAFKATPVSSPSGTEGPNWNEGLLQKCQDTELPLEVPAGELSQLQVHVLQPSVSQAEAQELKQMLMQLKNLALEAETELERQDEVLDDLTSSTDRATMHIEKHTCRMKRLL
- the iba57 gene encoding putative transferase CAF17 homolog, mitochondrial; amino-acid sequence: MGVLCLARGAFTSVGKHTARHLCVSAPAGVRVRRYSQDTDQRDVPVRLVCYHLPHRTLLKIQGQDTSPFLQGVITNDMGLLEEPGLPAMYSHMLNVQGRTLYDIMLYSLKEAEGGQGVFLECDSTIKDSILRHLKMYKLRRKVNINPCPELSVWAVLSKQKDAGQEASKPELSSPDKALVWETDPRTQEMGWRLVLDSQVDPLDVIPSCQKGVTAEYHRHRYAIGLPEGVRDLPPGVALPLESNLVYMQGISFSKGCYIGQELTARTHHTGVVRKRLMPVRLSAPVQDPEEGAALQTQSGKPAGKHRAGVGELGLSLIRLAHAKEVLTLKSSDDTTVALEASVPDWWPKDVNIN